Part of the Meleagris gallopavo isolate NT-WF06-2002-E0010 breed Aviagen turkey brand Nicholas breeding stock chromosome 7 unlocalized genomic scaffold, Turkey_5.1 Chr7_random_7180001853051, whole genome shotgun sequence genome is shown below.
TTGCTCACATCAGAGGTTTACTCGTTTATGATTTAAATTAATGTAGCTCACCATAcagtcttaaaaaaatacaaaaaatgatACCTTTATGTTTGTTCAGAAGTTTGTAGCCTTCACAATAGCGGCTTCTGGATGTAGTCATTCTAGCAGTATTTACATAAGAATACGTGGCAGCAAAATCAAATTCCTTTTCCCCATCCCACCAGCCCTTGCTTTTGGCATATTCCTTCATCTCCGGATGTTCTCTGTCAATCTTGGTTGTGATAGAGAGCTGGTTGGAAATATTCCGCACACCTCCTGTTTGTAAGGTGAAGAATGAATCATTTGAATACAGTGAACGCTTTTTCCTGCCCTACTGTTTACATTTAATTCCACTGCTACCATCATATGTCAAGCTCTGTCCTGACTGTTCCCATCCTTACATTCTCAGTCTTCAA
Proteins encoded:
- the LOC104915468 gene encoding secernin-3-like — encoded protein: MFKLVIPKITSSFCFRLGLERADTAEKALTVIVDLLEKYGQGGNCMESHMAFTYHNSFLIADRKEAWVLETSGKHWAAEKVEGGVRNISNQLSITTKIDREHPEMKEYAKSKGWWDGEKEFDFAATYSYVNTARMTTSRSRYCEGYKLLNKHKGIIFCIFLRLYGELH